From Stenotrophomonas maltophilia, a single genomic window includes:
- a CDS encoding energy transducer TonB family protein — translation MNTPTPGRLIPEMVMPPNARWTGLLPALFALTACLQQADSDVAREPARSRLQTDAPRCTEDDDIVACLRRYASPPRKVFTARADCSVFTQRGDSVVIEPTTQAAHPARFPDRVRSSGKVHLQMRVEATGRLAGIRVLESSGHPQLAEAAMAAARDWCYLPAHRDGRDTGGDVEAWFHFNVVTWPQSGKAPQAEASAPRPPPR, via the coding sequence ATGAACACACCCACGCCTGGAAGGCTCATACCGGAGATGGTCATGCCACCTAACGCGCGATGGACTGGACTTCTGCCAGCGCTGTTTGCGTTAACCGCCTGCCTGCAGCAAGCGGACAGCGACGTCGCGCGCGAGCCTGCACGCAGCAGGCTGCAGACCGATGCCCCGCGTTGCACGGAGGATGACGACATCGTGGCCTGCCTGCGACGGTACGCCTCTCCCCCGCGCAAGGTATTCACAGCACGAGCTGACTGCAGTGTGTTCACCCAGCGGGGTGACTCGGTGGTGATCGAACCCACGACCCAGGCTGCCCACCCGGCGCGTTTTCCCGACAGGGTGCGCAGCAGCGGCAAGGTACACCTGCAGATGCGGGTGGAGGCCACTGGCCGACTGGCCGGAATCCGTGTACTGGAGTCCAGCGGCCATCCCCAGCTTGCCGAGGCGGCGATGGCCGCTGCCAGGGACTGGTGCTATCTGCCCGCACACCGCGACGGCCGCGACACCGGCGGCGATGTGGAGGCATGGTTCCACTTCAACGTCGTGACCTGGCCGCAGAGCGGCAAAGCGCCACAGGCAGAGGCGTCTGCGCCTCGGCCTCCACCTCGTTGA
- the ribD gene encoding bifunctional diaminohydroxyphosphoribosylaminopyrimidine deaminase/5-amino-6-(5-phosphoribosylamino)uracil reductase RibD: MTTPFSVLDHLHMANALRLAERGAYTTRPNPMVGCVIAHGERVVGQGWHQRAGGPHAEVFALREAGSEARGATAYVTLEPCAHYGRTPPCALALIEAGVSRVVAAMRDPFPKVDGGGFDLLREAGIDVAEGLMAAQARELNKGFLSRVERNRPWLRVKLAASLDGRTAMADGTSKWITGAAAREDVQHWRARAGAILTGADTVLADDPMLTVRLADAEVMPPLRVVLDSRLRSLECSRVREGGAPTLYLHNAVVSPPDAADAAFASVALRHGHLDLGAVLALLAERGINEVHTEAGATLAGALLRGGWVDELLLYLAPTLLGDSGRPLLAGLGIDAMDQQRRLRVVDQRQVGEDLRLLLRA; this comes from the coding sequence ATGACCACCCCGTTCTCCGTCCTTGACCACCTGCACATGGCCAACGCGTTGCGTCTGGCCGAGCGCGGTGCCTACACCACCCGTCCCAACCCGATGGTTGGCTGCGTCATCGCCCATGGCGAACGCGTGGTCGGGCAGGGTTGGCACCAGCGTGCCGGTGGGCCGCATGCCGAAGTGTTCGCGCTGCGCGAGGCCGGCAGCGAAGCGCGCGGTGCCACCGCCTACGTCACGCTGGAACCCTGCGCGCACTACGGGCGTACACCGCCCTGCGCCCTGGCCCTGATTGAGGCTGGCGTATCGCGCGTGGTCGCGGCGATGCGCGATCCGTTCCCGAAGGTCGATGGCGGTGGCTTCGATCTGCTGCGCGAGGCCGGCATCGACGTGGCCGAGGGTTTGATGGCCGCGCAGGCACGCGAGCTCAACAAGGGCTTCCTGTCGCGCGTGGAGCGCAACCGTCCGTGGTTGCGGGTGAAGCTGGCCGCCAGCCTGGATGGCCGCACCGCGATGGCCGACGGCACATCGAAGTGGATCACCGGCGCGGCGGCGCGCGAAGACGTGCAGCACTGGCGCGCACGTGCGGGCGCCATCCTCACCGGCGCCGACACCGTGCTGGCCGACGACCCGATGCTGACCGTGCGCCTGGCCGATGCCGAAGTGATGCCACCGCTGCGCGTCGTGCTCGATTCGCGCCTGCGTTCGCTGGAATGCAGCCGCGTGCGCGAGGGCGGGGCACCCACGCTGTACCTGCACAACGCGGTCGTCAGTCCCCCTGATGCGGCCGACGCCGCATTCGCCAGCGTGGCGCTGCGCCATGGGCATCTCGATCTGGGCGCGGTACTGGCGCTGCTGGCCGAGCGCGGCATCAACGAAGTGCACACCGAAGCGGGCGCGACCCTGGCTGGCGCGCTGCTGCGCGGTGGCTGGGTAGACGAACTGCTGCTGTACCTGGCGCCCACGTTGCTGGGTGACAGCGGCCGCCCGCTGCTGGCCGGCCTCGGCATCGATGCGATGGACCAGCAGCGCCGCCTGCGCGTGGTCGATCAGCGCCAGGTGGGCGAGGACCTGCGGTTGCTGCTGCGCGCGTAA
- the nrdR gene encoding transcriptional regulator NrdR, with the protein MYCPFCQHADTRVIDSRVSEDGATIRRRRECEACNERFSTLETVELKLPAIVKSDGTREAFDQRKVRAGFDRALQKRAVPEEKIEAAVRAVVHQLRISGEREVPSIKVGEFVMNELRKLDHVGYVRFASVYRSFEDVADFREEIEKLERELPSSTEQLQLLGDVIALTKKKKG; encoded by the coding sequence ATGTATTGCCCCTTCTGCCAGCATGCCGATACCCGGGTCATCGACTCGCGCGTCTCCGAAGACGGCGCGACGATCCGTCGTCGGCGCGAGTGCGAGGCCTGCAACGAACGCTTCAGCACCTTGGAAACGGTCGAGCTGAAGCTGCCGGCCATCGTCAAGAGTGATGGCACCCGCGAGGCCTTCGACCAGCGCAAGGTCCGCGCCGGCTTCGACCGCGCGCTGCAGAAGCGTGCCGTGCCCGAAGAGAAAATCGAAGCAGCGGTGCGCGCAGTGGTCCACCAGCTGCGCATCAGCGGCGAGCGCGAAGTGCCCTCGATCAAGGTCGGCGAGTTCGTGATGAACGAACTGCGCAAGCTGGACCATGTGGGTTACGTGCGTTTCGCCTCGGTGTACCGCAGCTTCGAGGATGTGGCCGATTTCCGCGAGGAGATCGAGAAGCTGGAACGCGAACTGCCTTCCAGCACCGAACAGCTGCAGCTGCTGGGCGATGTGATCGCCCTGACCAAGAAGAAGAAGGGCTGA
- a CDS encoding RcnB family protein, producing MRINRVMAGAVASVLALGAVAPAFADNDHRDRREWREDRREWRQDRRDWERDRRAARRDWERDRRDWHRDHDRYYRPAPPRVVYRPAPPPRYGSYGWRVGSPYRNYYSGPVYVVNDYPRYHLRRPPYGHHWIRDDRGNMLLVAIATGVIAQYVLSGR from the coding sequence ATGCGCATCAATCGAGTAATGGCCGGCGCCGTAGCCTCTGTGCTGGCGTTGGGTGCCGTCGCCCCGGCCTTCGCCGACAACGACCACCGCGACCGCCGTGAGTGGCGCGAAGACCGCCGCGAGTGGCGCCAGGACCGCCGTGACTGGGAGCGCGACCGCCGCGCGGCCCGGCGTGACTGGGAGCGTGACCGCCGCGACTGGCACCGCGACCACGACCGCTACTACCGCCCGGCACCGCCGCGGGTGGTCTATCGGCCGGCACCGCCGCCGCGCTATGGCAGCTACGGCTGGCGCGTCGGTTCGCCCTATCGCAACTACTACTCCGGCCCGGTCTACGTGGTGAACGACTACCCGCGCTACCACCTGCGCCGCCCGCCGTATGGCCACCACTGGATCCGCGATGACCGCGGCAACATGCTGCTGGTGGCCATCGCCACCGGCGTGATCGCCCAGTACGTGCTCAGCGGCCGCTGA
- the ettA gene encoding energy-dependent translational throttle protein EttA, translated as MSSQYIYTMNRVSKVVPPKRQIIKDISLSFFPGAKIGLLGLNGAGKSTVLKIMAGVDTDFEGEARPQPGIKVGYLAQEPELDPTKTVREAVEEGVGEVLQAQAALDAVYLAYAEEGADFDALAKEQERLEAILAAGDAHTLENQLDVAADALRLPPWDAVVGKLSGGEKRRVALCRLLLQKPDMLLLDEPTNHLDAESVEWLEQFLARYTGTVVAVTHDRYFLDNAAEWILELDRGRGIPWKGNYTDWLTQKDERLKQEDNQEKARQKAIQKELEWSRQNAKGGRTKGKARLARLEELQSVDYQKRNETNEIFIPPGERLGNAVMEFKNVSKKFGDRLLFDNLSFLVPAGAIVGIIGPNGAGKSTLFKMITGQEKPDTGEIVVGPTVKLSYVDQSRDALEGNHNVFQEIAGGLDILNINGIEIQSRAYIGRFNFKGQDQQKMVGSLSGGERGRLHMAKTLLQGGNVLLLDEPSNDLDIETLRALEDALLEFPGNTFVISHDRWFLDRIATHILAFEGDSHVEFFQGNYREYEEDKRRRMGDDAAPKRLRFKALK; from the coding sequence ATGTCCTCGCAATACATCTACACCATGAACCGCGTGTCCAAGGTGGTCCCGCCCAAGCGGCAGATCATCAAGGACATCTCGCTGTCCTTCTTCCCGGGCGCGAAGATCGGCCTGCTGGGCCTGAACGGCGCCGGCAAGTCCACCGTGCTGAAGATCATGGCCGGCGTGGACACCGATTTCGAGGGCGAAGCCCGCCCGCAGCCGGGCATCAAGGTCGGCTACCTGGCGCAGGAACCGGAACTGGACCCGACCAAGACCGTGCGTGAAGCGGTCGAGGAAGGCGTGGGCGAAGTGCTGCAGGCCCAGGCCGCGCTGGACGCGGTGTACCTGGCCTATGCCGAGGAAGGCGCCGACTTCGACGCGCTGGCCAAGGAACAGGAACGCCTGGAGGCGATCCTGGCCGCCGGCGACGCGCACACCCTGGAAAACCAGCTGGACGTGGCCGCCGATGCGCTGCGCCTGCCGCCGTGGGATGCCGTGGTCGGCAAGCTGTCCGGTGGTGAGAAGCGCCGCGTGGCGCTGTGCCGCCTGCTGCTGCAGAAGCCGGACATGCTGCTGCTCGACGAACCGACCAACCACCTCGACGCTGAGTCGGTGGAGTGGCTGGAACAGTTCCTGGCGCGCTACACCGGCACCGTCGTGGCGGTCACCCATGATCGCTACTTCCTGGACAACGCCGCCGAGTGGATCCTGGAACTGGACCGCGGCCGCGGCATTCCGTGGAAGGGCAACTACACCGACTGGCTGACCCAGAAGGACGAGCGCCTGAAGCAGGAAGACAACCAGGAAAAGGCTCGCCAGAAGGCGATCCAGAAGGAACTGGAGTGGTCGCGCCAGAACGCCAAGGGCGGCCGCACCAAGGGCAAGGCCCGTCTGGCCCGCCTGGAAGAGCTGCAGTCGGTCGATTACCAGAAGCGCAACGAGACCAATGAAATCTTCATCCCGCCGGGCGAGCGCCTGGGCAATGCGGTGATGGAGTTCAAGAACGTCTCCAAGAAGTTCGGCGACCGCCTGCTGTTCGACAACCTGAGCTTCCTGGTGCCGGCTGGCGCCATCGTCGGCATCATCGGCCCGAACGGTGCCGGTAAGTCGACCCTGTTCAAGATGATCACCGGCCAGGAAAAGCCGGACACCGGCGAGATCGTGGTCGGCCCGACCGTGAAGCTGTCCTACGTGGACCAGAGCCGCGACGCGCTGGAAGGCAACCACAACGTCTTCCAGGAGATCGCGGGCGGCCTGGACATCCTCAACATCAACGGCATCGAGATCCAGTCGCGCGCCTACATCGGCCGCTTCAACTTCAAGGGCCAGGACCAGCAGAAGATGGTCGGTTCGCTGTCCGGTGGTGAGCGTGGCCGCCTGCACATGGCCAAGACCCTGCTGCAGGGTGGCAACGTGCTGCTGCTCGACGAACCGTCCAACGACCTGGACATCGAAACCCTGCGCGCGCTGGAAGATGCGCTGCTGGAGTTCCCGGGCAACACCTTCGTCATTTCGCATGACCGCTGGTTCCTGGATCGCATCGCGACCCACATCCTGGCGTTCGAAGGCGACTCGCACGTGGAGTTCTTCCAGGGCAACTACCGCGAGTACGAAGAAGACAAGCGCCGCCGCATGGGCGACGACGCTGCGCCGAAGCGCCTGCGCTTCAAGGCGCTGAAGTAA
- the glyA gene encoding serine hydroxymethyltransferase, producing MFPRDVRIESYDPELAKAIAAETQRQEDHVELIASENYTSPAVMEAQGSQLTNKYAEGYPGKRYYGGCEYVDIAEQLAIDRLKQLFGADYANVQPHSGSQANQAVYFALLQPGDTILGMSLAHGGHLTHGAKVNASGKLFNAVQYGVNDQGLIDYDEVERLALEHKPKMVVAGFSAYSQVIDWARFRAIADKVGAYLFVDMAHVAGLVAAGVYPSPLEHAHVVTSTTHKTLRGPRGGIIVAKGADEDLVKKLQSIVFPGIQGGPLMHVIAGKAVAFKEALEPGFKAYQQQVVKNAQAMANTLIARGYKIVSGGTQNHLMLVDMIGKDVSGKDAEAALGKAHITVNKNSVPNDPRSPFVTSGLRLGTPAVTTRGYVEQDCVDLANWIADVLDAPADDAVIARVRDAVSAQCRKYPVYG from the coding sequence ATGTTCCCGCGTGACGTCCGCATCGAATCCTACGATCCCGAACTGGCCAAGGCCATTGCCGCTGAGACACAGCGCCAGGAAGACCACGTCGAGCTGATCGCCAGCGAGAACTACACCAGCCCGGCGGTGATGGAAGCCCAGGGCAGCCAGCTGACCAACAAGTACGCCGAAGGCTACCCGGGCAAGCGCTACTACGGTGGCTGCGAATACGTGGACATCGCCGAGCAGCTGGCCATCGACCGCCTCAAGCAGCTGTTCGGCGCGGACTACGCCAACGTGCAGCCGCACAGCGGCTCGCAGGCCAACCAGGCCGTGTACTTCGCCCTGCTGCAGCCGGGCGACACCATCCTCGGCATGAGCCTGGCCCACGGCGGCCACCTCACCCACGGTGCCAAGGTGAATGCTTCCGGCAAGCTGTTCAACGCCGTGCAGTACGGCGTGAACGACCAGGGCTTGATCGATTACGACGAAGTCGAGCGCCTCGCCCTGGAGCACAAGCCGAAGATGGTCGTGGCCGGCTTCTCGGCCTACTCGCAGGTGATCGACTGGGCGCGCTTCCGCGCCATCGCCGACAAGGTCGGTGCCTACCTGTTCGTCGACATGGCCCACGTGGCCGGCCTGGTCGCCGCTGGCGTCTACCCGAGCCCGCTGGAACACGCCCACGTGGTCACCTCGACCACCCACAAGACCCTGCGCGGCCCGCGCGGCGGCATCATCGTCGCCAAGGGCGCCGACGAAGACCTAGTCAAGAAGCTGCAGTCGATCGTGTTCCCGGGCATCCAGGGCGGTCCGCTGATGCACGTCATCGCCGGCAAGGCCGTGGCCTTCAAGGAAGCGCTGGAGCCGGGCTTCAAGGCCTACCAGCAGCAGGTGGTGAAGAACGCCCAGGCGATGGCCAACACGCTCATCGCACGTGGCTACAAGATCGTTTCCGGCGGCACCCAGAACCACCTGATGCTGGTCGACATGATCGGCAAGGACGTGTCCGGCAAGGACGCGGAAGCCGCACTGGGCAAGGCCCACATCACCGTCAACAAGAACTCGGTGCCGAACGACCCGCGTTCGCCGTTCGTGACCTCGGGCCTGCGCCTGGGCACCCCGGCGGTGACCACCCGCGGTTACGTCGAACAGGACTGCGTGGACCTGGCCAACTGGATCGCCGACGTGCTTGACGCACCGGCCGATGACGCCGTCATCGCCCGCGTGCGTGATGCGGTCAGCGCGCAGTGCCGCAAGTACCCGGTCTACGGCTGA
- a CDS encoding riboflavin synthase, with protein sequence MFTGIIEGVGRLAARESIGGDVRFTFNVGNLPFDNVQMGESIAINGVCLTVIAFDASSFQADASTETLGLTTLGQLGEGAVINLERAMRPTDRLGGHLVSGHVDGLGQVLSIHEDARAQRWRFAAPASLRRYIAKKGSICVDGVSLTVNEVDDEGFEVALIPHTVANTAFSASGVGSAVNLEIDLVARYVERLIGVPTNGQHPHGDAA encoded by the coding sequence TTGTTTACTGGAATCATCGAAGGCGTCGGCCGTCTGGCCGCACGCGAGTCCATCGGCGGCGATGTCCGCTTCACCTTCAATGTCGGGAATCTGCCGTTCGACAACGTGCAGATGGGCGAGAGCATCGCCATCAACGGCGTCTGCCTCACCGTCATTGCTTTTGACGCCAGCAGCTTCCAGGCCGATGCCTCCACCGAGACCCTGGGCCTGACCACGCTGGGCCAGCTGGGCGAGGGCGCGGTCATCAACCTGGAGCGCGCCATGCGCCCGACCGACCGCCTCGGCGGCCATCTGGTCAGCGGCCACGTCGATGGCCTCGGCCAGGTGCTGTCCATCCACGAAGACGCGCGCGCCCAGCGCTGGCGCTTCGCCGCGCCGGCCTCGCTGCGCCGCTACATCGCCAAGAAGGGCTCGATCTGCGTGGACGGCGTCAGCCTCACCGTCAACGAAGTGGATGACGAAGGCTTTGAAGTCGCCCTGATCCCGCACACCGTGGCCAACACCGCCTTCTCCGCCTCGGGCGTGGGCAGTGCGGTGAACCTGGAGATCGACCTGGTGGCCCGATACGTCGAGCGTTTGATCGGTGTGCCGACCAACGGTCAGCACCCACATGGAGATGCCGCATGA
- the bcsZ gene encoding cellulose synthase complex periplasmic endoglucanase BcsZ — translation MANSADLHRRRLLQAAAAVPLLGWGAAQAQPAPSASRWPAWQVLLDSSLSRDGRMIDRSQDDQRSTSEGQSYALFFALVANDQTLFDRILAWTQDNLAGGDMRQHLPAWLWGRDAKGGWQVLDSNPASDSDLWLAYALLEGARLWRRPALQAIAEGMLQQVREREIVQLPGLGPMLLPGPQGFVEGDATRINPSYLPLPLLRRFASVDRKGPWPALAANTLRMLQQSSPHGFAPDWTAWQAGGFVADPVKGAVGSYDAIRCYAWAGMTAPRDPLFRPQLAALSGPLQRLRSGAAMWEKIDTRSGQGQGEGNYGFRAALLPYLLAQGENERARALQASVPSAEQQRADAPAYYSQMLSLFGLGWAEGRWRFNADGRLQPRW, via the coding sequence ATGGCGAATTCCGCTGACCTGCACCGCCGGCGCCTGCTGCAGGCCGCCGCGGCAGTGCCGCTGCTCGGCTGGGGTGCCGCGCAGGCGCAACCGGCGCCATCGGCATCGCGCTGGCCCGCGTGGCAGGTGCTGCTCGACAGCAGCCTGAGCCGCGACGGGCGCATGATCGATCGCAGCCAGGACGATCAGCGCAGCACCTCCGAAGGGCAGTCGTATGCACTGTTCTTTGCGCTGGTCGCCAATGACCAGACCCTGTTCGATCGCATCCTGGCCTGGACGCAGGACAACCTGGCCGGCGGTGACATGCGCCAGCACCTGCCGGCCTGGCTGTGGGGACGGGATGCCAAAGGGGGCTGGCAGGTACTGGACAGCAACCCCGCGTCTGATTCTGATCTGTGGCTGGCCTATGCGCTGCTGGAAGGTGCGCGCCTGTGGCGGCGTCCGGCGTTGCAGGCCATCGCCGAAGGCATGCTGCAGCAGGTGCGCGAGCGCGAGATCGTGCAGCTGCCGGGGCTGGGGCCGATGCTGCTGCCCGGCCCGCAGGGCTTCGTCGAAGGCGATGCGACCCGCATCAATCCCAGCTATCTGCCGTTGCCGCTGCTGCGACGGTTTGCATCGGTTGACCGCAAGGGGCCGTGGCCGGCACTGGCGGCAAACACGCTGCGGATGCTGCAGCAGAGCAGCCCGCACGGGTTCGCGCCGGACTGGACGGCCTGGCAGGCCGGCGGTTTCGTGGCCGACCCGGTGAAGGGTGCGGTCGGCAGCTACGATGCGATCCGCTGCTACGCCTGGGCCGGCATGACCGCGCCGCGCGATCCGCTGTTCCGGCCGCAGTTGGCCGCATTGTCTGGCCCGCTGCAGCGCCTGCGTAGTGGCGCCGCCATGTGGGAAAAGATCGACACCCGCAGCGGGCAGGGGCAGGGCGAAGGCAACTACGGCTTCCGCGCGGCGTTGCTGCCGTATCTGCTGGCCCAGGGAGAAAACGAGCGCGCCCGTGCACTGCAGGCCAGCGTGCCCAGCGCCGAGCAGCAGCGCGCCGATGCCCCGGCGTACTACTCGCAGATGCTCAGCCTGTTCGGGCTGGGCTGGGCCGAAGGGCGCTGGCGCTTCAACGCCGATGGCAGGCTGCAGCCGCGCTGGTGA
- a CDS encoding NCS2 family permease → MPLFERLFQLQQHGTTVRTELLAGVTTFLTMSYIVFVNPEILGTTGMDAGAVFVATCLAAALGSAVMALAANFPVGMAPGMGLNAFFAFTVVGAAGLPWQQALGAVFISGLVFLVLSLTGVRAWLVSGIPASLRSAIVAGIGLFLAIIALQKSGVIVGNEDTLVALGPLNTAPPLLALAGFLLIAVLEARRIRGAILIGILAVTAAGWALGDVQYQGLVSLPPSLAPTFLQLDLPGLLHHDGGAPIAVLLQVVLVFVLVEVFDATGTLYGVVGRAGLLKLPGAQKRFGRALLADSTAIVAGSLLGTSSTTAFAESASGVQVGGRTGLTALVVSALFLAALLFSPLAAMVPSYATAPALLFVAGLMLRELVEVDWSDLTESVPAALCALAMPFTYSIANGLAFGFIAYAALKAGTGRWREVHPAVWLVAVLFTLRYALE, encoded by the coding sequence ATGCCCCTGTTCGAACGCCTGTTCCAGCTGCAGCAGCACGGCACCACCGTGCGCACCGAGCTGCTGGCCGGTGTCACCACCTTCCTGACGATGTCCTACATCGTCTTCGTGAACCCCGAGATCCTCGGCACCACCGGCATGGATGCCGGTGCAGTGTTCGTGGCCACCTGCCTGGCCGCCGCGCTGGGTTCGGCGGTGATGGCACTGGCCGCCAACTTCCCGGTTGGCATGGCACCGGGCATGGGCCTGAACGCGTTCTTTGCCTTCACCGTGGTCGGCGCTGCCGGCCTGCCGTGGCAGCAGGCGCTGGGTGCGGTGTTCATCTCTGGCCTGGTGTTCCTGGTGCTGTCGCTGACCGGCGTGCGCGCGTGGCTGGTATCGGGCATTCCGGCATCACTGCGTTCGGCGATCGTGGCCGGCATCGGCCTGTTCCTGGCGATCATCGCGCTGCAGAAATCCGGCGTGATCGTCGGCAATGAAGACACGCTGGTGGCGCTGGGCCCGTTGAACACCGCGCCGCCGCTGCTGGCACTGGCCGGCTTCCTGCTGATCGCGGTGCTGGAAGCACGCCGCATCCGTGGCGCGATCCTGATCGGCATCCTGGCGGTGACGGCCGCAGGCTGGGCACTGGGTGATGTGCAGTACCAGGGCCTGGTGTCGCTGCCACCGAGCCTGGCCCCGACCTTCCTGCAGCTGGACCTGCCTGGCCTGCTGCACCACGACGGCGGCGCGCCGATCGCGGTGCTGCTGCAGGTGGTGCTGGTGTTCGTGCTGGTGGAGGTGTTCGATGCCACCGGCACGCTGTATGGCGTGGTCGGCCGTGCGGGCCTGCTGAAGCTGCCGGGCGCGCAGAAGCGTTTCGGTCGTGCACTGCTGGCCGACAGCACCGCGATCGTCGCCGGTTCGTTGCTCGGCACCAGCAGCACCACCGCCTTTGCCGAAAGCGCCTCGGGCGTGCAGGTGGGCGGCCGCACCGGCCTGACCGCGCTGGTGGTGTCGGCGTTGTTCCTGGCCGCGCTGCTGTTCTCGCCGCTGGCGGCGATGGTGCCCAGCTATGCCACCGCGCCGGCGCTGCTGTTCGTGGCCGGATTGATGCTGCGCGAACTGGTGGAAGTGGACTGGAGCGACCTGACCGAATCGGTGCCGGCCGCGCTGTGTGCGCTGGCGATGCCGTTCACCTACTCGATTGCCAACGGCCTGGCGTTCGGCTTCATCGCCTACGCCGCGCTGAAGGCGGGCACCGGCCGCTGGCGCGAAGTGCACCCGGCGGTGTGGCTGGTGGCGGTGCTGTTCACCCTGCGCTACGCGCTGGAGTAA